The Streptomyces sp. HSG2 genome has a segment encoding these proteins:
- a CDS encoding amidohydrolase family protein, with amino-acid sequence MDSDHAFPLIISVDDHVVEPPDVWRDRLPKRHRDAGPRIVRAPLREMTFLGGRFRPVMGEPGDPGPVGDWWVYEDLCRPLTRLDSAVGRAREEVRLEVVTYEEMRPGSWDVSARLADMDVNHVQTAVCFPTFPRFCGQTFTEASDRDLGLACVRAYNDWMVEEWCAPARGRLVPLTLVPLWDADLAAEEVRRNAARGVRAVAFSEIPPHLGLPSVHTDAWDPFLAACDETGTVIAMHIGSSSRMPSTSDDAPPAVGSTITFANCCFSMVDWLMSGKFERFPDLRVMYAEGQIGWIPYVLERADTVWEENRAWGGVADTVRRPPSETFADHVHGCFFDDSFGLRNLDAIGVGNVLYETDYPHADSTWPDSRRVGEAQMGHLDADTVRRIVRGNAVDLLGLTPEGLWGGAR; translated from the coding sequence ATGGACAGCGACCACGCGTTCCCCCTGATCATCTCGGTGGACGACCACGTCGTCGAGCCCCCCGACGTGTGGCGGGACCGCCTCCCGAAGCGTCACCGGGACGCGGGGCCGCGGATCGTGCGGGCGCCTCTGCGGGAGATGACCTTCCTGGGTGGCCGGTTCAGACCGGTCATGGGCGAGCCCGGCGACCCGGGCCCGGTGGGGGACTGGTGGGTCTACGAGGACCTGTGCCGGCCCCTCACCCGACTGGACAGCGCCGTCGGGCGGGCCAGGGAGGAGGTCAGGCTCGAAGTGGTCACCTACGAGGAGATGCGGCCGGGCTCCTGGGACGTGTCCGCCCGACTGGCCGACATGGACGTCAACCACGTCCAGACCGCCGTCTGCTTCCCGACGTTCCCTCGGTTCTGCGGGCAGACCTTCACCGAGGCCTCGGACCGCGACCTCGGGCTCGCGTGCGTCCGCGCCTACAACGACTGGATGGTGGAGGAGTGGTGCGCCCCGGCGCGGGGCAGGCTCGTCCCGCTGACCCTGGTGCCCCTGTGGGACGCCGACCTGGCCGCCGAGGAAGTGCGGCGCAACGCGGCCCGGGGCGTCCGGGCCGTCGCCTTCTCGGAGATCCCCCCGCACCTGGGGCTGCCGTCCGTGCACACCGACGCCTGGGATCCCTTCCTCGCGGCCTGCGACGAGACCGGCACCGTGATCGCCATGCACATCGGCTCCAGCAGCCGGATGCCCAGCACCTCCGATGACGCGCCCCCGGCCGTGGGCTCCACCATCACCTTCGCCAACTGCTGTTTCTCGATGGTGGACTGGCTGATGAGCGGGAAGTTCGAGCGCTTCCCCGACCTGCGCGTGATGTACGCGGAGGGGCAGATCGGGTGGATTCCCTATGTTCTGGAACGCGCCGACACGGTATGGGAGGAGAACCGGGCCTGGGGAGGTGTCGCGGACACGGTCCGCCGGCCCCCCTCGGAGACGTTCGCCGACCACGTCCACGGGTGCTTCTTCGACGACTCCTTCGGGTTGCGCAATCTCGACGCCATCGGCGTCGGCAACGTCCTGTACGAGACGGACTACCCGCACGCGGACTCCACCTGGCCGGACTCCCGCCGGGTGGGCGAGGCGCAGATGGGCCACCTGGACGCGGACACCGTCAGGCGGATCGTGCGGGGCAACGCCGTCGACCTCCTCGGGCTCACCCCCGAGGGGCTGTGGGGCGGCGCCCGTTGA
- a CDS encoding SDR family oxidoreductase, whose product MGKMDGRVVIVTGAARGQGEQEARLFAAEGADVVLTDVLDVRGEDLAGELGARYRRLDVRREDDWRRVVEETARDHGRVDGLVNNAGVLRFGRLVDTSAAEFAEVMEVNQVGCFLGIRTVAPVLADGGTIVNTASCTALTGMAAVGAYTASKHAVLGLTRVAALELAPRGIRVNAVCPGAVDTPMVDPGGAPSAERDAHYRRLVPLGRMGRAEEVARLALFLSCEDSSYITGQPFVIDGGWLAGVRTG is encoded by the coding sequence ATGGGCAAGATGGACGGCCGCGTCGTCATCGTCACCGGCGCCGCCCGGGGGCAGGGCGAGCAGGAGGCCCGCCTGTTCGCGGCGGAGGGCGCCGACGTCGTTCTCACCGACGTCCTGGACGTGCGCGGCGAGGATCTCGCCGGGGAACTCGGGGCCCGCTACCGACGTCTGGACGTCCGCCGGGAGGACGACTGGCGCCGCGTCGTCGAGGAGACGGCGCGGGACCACGGACGCGTGGACGGGCTGGTCAACAACGCGGGCGTGCTGCGCTTCGGTCGCCTGGTCGACACTTCGGCGGCGGAGTTCGCCGAGGTGATGGAGGTCAACCAGGTCGGCTGCTTCCTCGGGATCAGGACCGTCGCACCCGTGTTGGCGGACGGGGGAACGATCGTCAACACCGCCTCCTGCACCGCGCTGACCGGGATGGCCGCCGTCGGCGCCTACACGGCGTCCAAGCACGCCGTGCTCGGACTCACCCGCGTGGCCGCCCTGGAGCTGGCGCCCCGGGGCATCCGGGTCAACGCGGTCTGCCCGGGCGCCGTGGACACCCCCATGGTCGACCCGGGTGGCGCGCCGAGCGCCGAACGCGACGCCCACTACCGCCGGTTGGTGCCACTGGGTCGGATGGGTCGTGCCGAGGAGGTGGCGCGCCTGGCGCTCTTCCTGTCGTGCGAGGACTCCTCCTACATCACGGGCCAGCCTTTCGTGATCGACGGCGGCTGGCTGGCCGGTGTCCGCACGGGCTGA
- a CDS encoding TIGR03619 family F420-dependent LLM class oxidoreductase: MRARREGPGPAPLACGIQLPVQSQSPLYAEPWEAGAGPTELVAVARAADRAGFAYVACCDHVAIPRSRAAAMGTVWYDPVATLAHLAAVTDRVRLLSHVAVVALRHPLVTAKQYATLDRLSGGRLVLGVGAGHVREEFDALGVDFRRRGALLDESLDALRGALGTEEFPEHHGERWDFADLGQRPRPVQTRVPIWVGGSSPAALRRAASRGDGWLPQGDPRRRMPERLATLAELRARAGRDGAFTVGAVTEPVHVGRPSWDVGRRTLTGEPERIAESLRAYRAMGAHQIQVRFRSRCADELVDQVAAFGAEVAPAL, translated from the coding sequence TTGAGGGCGCGCCGGGAAGGTCCGGGGCCCGCCCCGCTCGCCTGCGGCATCCAGCTCCCCGTCCAGTCGCAGTCCCCGCTGTACGCGGAGCCCTGGGAGGCCGGGGCCGGCCCGACGGAGCTGGTCGCGGTGGCCCGCGCCGCCGACCGGGCCGGTTTCGCCTACGTCGCCTGCTGCGATCACGTCGCGATCCCCCGCTCGCGGGCCGCGGCCATGGGCACCGTCTGGTACGACCCCGTCGCCACCCTCGCCCACCTGGCCGCCGTCACCGATCGGGTGCGTCTGCTCAGCCACGTCGCGGTCGTCGCACTGCGTCACCCGCTCGTGACGGCCAAGCAGTACGCCACGCTCGACCGCCTCAGCGGCGGCCGGCTGGTCCTGGGGGTGGGCGCGGGCCACGTGCGGGAGGAGTTCGACGCGCTCGGCGTCGACTTCCGACGACGCGGGGCCCTCCTCGACGAGTCCCTGGACGCCCTGCGCGGGGCGCTGGGAACCGAGGAGTTCCCCGAACACCACGGCGAGCGATGGGACTTCGCGGACCTCGGCCAGCGCCCCCGGCCCGTCCAGACGAGAGTTCCGATCTGGGTCGGCGGGTCCTCGCCCGCCGCGCTGCGCCGTGCCGCCTCGCGTGGCGACGGCTGGTTGCCGCAGGGCGACCCCCGTCGCCGGATGCCGGAACGGCTCGCGACCCTCGCGGAGCTGCGTGCCCGGGCCGGCCGGGACGGCGCCTTCACCGTCGGCGCCGTCACCGAGCCCGTCCATGTCGGCCGTCCCTCCTGGGACGTGGGGCGGCGCACCCTCACCGGGGAGCCGGAGCGGATCGCGGAGTCGCTGCGCGCCTACCGGGCGATGGGCGCGCACCAGATCCAGGTCCGCTTCCGCAGCCGGTGTGCCGACGAACTCGTCGACCAGGTCGCCGCCTTCGGCGCCGAGGTCGCGCCGGCCCTCTGA
- a CDS encoding ABC transporter ATP-binding protein, translated as MSVLLRAEGVGKSYTLRGRRVDVLDGVDLAVRRGEVTALVGHSGSGKTTLLHILGLLTAPDSGRVFVEGTQRRGLVDTSDLSDGALADLRRSRLGFVFQSYNLLPQHSALRNIALPFLGRRGEGGTRARELLARVGLSERADHLPSELSGGEQQRVALARALINDPPVVLADEPTGNLDTESEEMLLGLFRRLAKEGRAVLLVTHNPAVSDAADVVHRLDQGRFTSPAQGNSAAEGVETESAE; from the coding sequence GTGAGCGTATTGCTGCGGGCGGAGGGCGTGGGCAAGTCCTACACCCTGCGCGGAAGGAGGGTCGATGTCCTGGACGGCGTCGACCTCGCCGTGAGAAGAGGTGAGGTCACCGCCCTGGTCGGCCACTCGGGCTCCGGGAAGACCACGCTCCTGCACATCCTCGGGCTGCTGACCGCGCCGGACAGCGGCCGGGTGTTCGTCGAGGGCACCCAGCGCAGGGGTCTCGTCGACACGTCGGATCTGTCGGATGGGGCACTGGCAGATCTGCGCCGTAGCAGGCTCGGGTTCGTCTTCCAGTCGTACAACCTGCTGCCGCAGCACTCGGCGCTGCGCAACATCGCCCTGCCGTTTCTCGGACGTCGCGGCGAGGGCGGGACACGCGCACGCGAGCTGCTGGCACGGGTGGGGCTCTCGGAGCGTGCCGACCATCTGCCCAGTGAACTGTCGGGCGGCGAGCAGCAGCGGGTGGCGTTGGCGCGGGCACTGATCAACGACCCGCCTGTGGTGTTGGCCGACGAGCCGACCGGGAACCTCGACACGGAGAGCGAGGAGATGCTTCTCGGACTCTTCCGCCGGCTGGCGAAGGAGGGGCGGGCGGTGCTGCTCGTGACGCACAACCCGGCGGTGTCGGACGCGGCGGATGTGGTGCATCGCCTGGACCAGGGCAGGTTCACCTCCCCCGCACAGGGGAACAGCGCGGCCGAAGGTGTGGAGACGGAGAGCGCGGAATGA
- a CDS encoding LLM class flavin-dependent oxidoreductase: MEFGLFVQGYVGRRARTDPLAEHRALMDETEYVVQADRSGFKYAWASEHHFLEEYSHLSASDVFLGYLAHATDRIHLGSGIFNPLAPVNHPVKVAEKVAMLDHLTEGRFEFGSGRGAGSHEILGFLPGVTDMDHTKEIWEETVAEFPKMWLQDEYQGFSGRHWSLPPRKVLPKPHGRAHPAMWYAAGSPPSYEMAARKGLGVLGFSVRKVSDMEWVVERYKNAIVDAEPVGAFVNDNVMVTTTAVCAPTHAEAVRIAARGGLHYLPSLVFRYHDTFPRPEGFPVWPETLPEYTEDFIELMIEEELLVCGDPDEVLRQCERWERAGADQLSFGLPVGMSKEETLQTIRLIGEHVVPKLDTDPVHRTTRFRRSA, encoded by the coding sequence GTGGAATTCGGACTCTTCGTGCAGGGATACGTCGGTCGACGCGCCCGGACCGACCCGCTCGCCGAGCATCGGGCGCTCATGGACGAGACGGAGTACGTCGTCCAGGCCGACCGATCCGGGTTCAAGTACGCCTGGGCCTCCGAACACCACTTCCTGGAGGAGTACTCGCACCTGTCCGCCAGCGACGTCTTCCTCGGCTACCTCGCCCACGCCACCGACCGCATCCACCTCGGATCCGGCATCTTCAACCCCCTCGCCCCGGTCAACCACCCGGTGAAGGTCGCCGAGAAGGTCGCCATGCTCGACCACCTCACCGAAGGACGCTTCGAGTTCGGCAGCGGACGCGGCGCCGGTTCCCACGAGATCCTCGGCTTCCTCCCCGGGGTCACCGACATGGACCACACCAAGGAGATCTGGGAGGAGACCGTCGCGGAGTTCCCCAAGATGTGGCTCCAGGACGAGTACCAGGGCTTCTCAGGACGCCACTGGTCCCTCCCGCCGAGAAAGGTCCTCCCCAAACCCCACGGCCGAGCGCACCCGGCGATGTGGTACGCCGCCGGCTCGCCCCCGTCCTACGAGATGGCCGCCCGCAAGGGCCTCGGCGTGCTCGGGTTCAGCGTGCGGAAGGTCTCCGACATGGAATGGGTCGTGGAACGGTACAAGAACGCCATCGTCGACGCCGAGCCCGTCGGCGCCTTCGTCAACGACAACGTCATGGTCACCACCACCGCCGTCTGCGCCCCGACCCACGCCGAGGCCGTCCGGATCGCCGCCAGGGGCGGCCTGCACTACCTGCCCTCCCTGGTCTTCCGCTACCACGACACCTTCCCCCGCCCCGAGGGTTTCCCCGTCTGGCCCGAGACCCTCCCGGAGTACACCGAGGACTTCATCGAGCTGATGATCGAGGAGGAGCTGTTGGTCTGCGGCGACCCCGACGAGGTGCTCCGCCAGTGCGAACGGTGGGAACGGGCCGGCGCCGACCAACTGAGCTTCGGGCTGCCCGTCGGCATGTCCAAGGAGGAGACCCTCCAGACCATCCGGCTGATCGGCGAACACGTCGTCCCGAAACTCGACACCGACCCCGTACACCGCACCACCCGGTTCCGTCGGTCCGCCTGA
- a CDS encoding BTAD domain-containing putative transcriptional regulator, with translation MDAGPRVPRQRGDDDSSTEPTAAQLRFGVLGPVRAWRGEEPLPTGSPQQRALLAALLLREGRMATAAELVDALWGEDPPSQAVAALRTYASRLRKILDPEVLASESGGYAVRGLEDGALDLTLAQELAAEADKSRAMGELGRARAALREALDKWEGETLAAVPGPYAETQRVRLEEWRLQLLENCLEMDLEQGAHTEAVSELTALTAGHPLRERLRESLMLALYRSGRQAEALAVYADTRRLLSEELGVEPGPGLRELQQRVLRADPALSEPPSPGPEPAAAPVRPAQLPASVPDFTGRSGLVHELSEALTAAAGAESRVMAVSALAGIGGVGKTTLAVHVAHTARAAFPDGQLYVDLQGAGARAAEPETVLGSFLRALGTPDSAVPDTVEERAALYRSLLDGRRVLVLLDNARDAAQVRPLLPGTAGCATVVTSRVRMVGLAGAHLVDLDVMAPEEALALFTRIVGEERVSAERQAALDVVAACGFLPLAIRIAASRLSARRTWTVSVLAGKLADERRRLDELQAGDLAVAATFELGYGQLDPPQARAFRLLGLADGPDISLAAAAALLDLSPEDTEDLLEPIVDTSLLESAAPGRYRLHDLVRLYARACAERDESPTSAREALSRGLDFYLATASRVYAGERPGDRLVDSLAPTDHPGRDFTDGSAALDWLYSEAAPLLACVRQATDTDRLSRAVDLLWAAKDLTESGAYSRQYEATARAMCDATREAGDARAEGRARTVLTDVLLVSGRIAQAEEEARLAMGLAESVADAAAVSWDANSLGLICLHQGRHADSKPYFERAIAGFRAVGNRPPEATALCNLSRAHLGGGDVAEAVEFARRGLEAHAEFGRTVRLANSHYALGIALNRAERHDEALGHFSEALLVLRDHRQRLWEGTTHFRIAETHLAAGAPARAAQHAEQALALGCIGGDRMRGNALTVLGRALAALGQTDRARACWEEALHLYEQVGAAEADDARALLASAASV, from the coding sequence ATGGACGCTGGACCGCGGGTTCCGAGGCAGCGGGGCGACGACGACTCCTCCACCGAGCCGACGGCGGCCCAGCTGCGTTTCGGGGTGCTCGGCCCGGTGCGGGCCTGGCGGGGGGAGGAGCCTCTGCCCACCGGTTCCCCGCAGCAGCGCGCCCTGCTCGCGGCCCTGTTGTTGCGCGAGGGCCGGATGGCCACGGCGGCGGAGTTGGTCGACGCCCTGTGGGGAGAGGATCCGCCGTCGCAGGCCGTGGCCGCGCTGCGCACCTACGCCTCCCGGCTGCGCAAGATACTGGACCCGGAGGTACTCGCCAGCGAGTCCGGCGGCTACGCCGTGCGGGGCCTGGAAGACGGCGCTCTGGACCTGACGCTGGCCCAGGAACTGGCCGCCGAGGCGGACAAGTCGAGGGCCATGGGCGAGCTGGGCCGCGCCCGCGCCGCCCTGCGCGAGGCCCTGGACAAGTGGGAAGGCGAGACCCTCGCCGCCGTCCCCGGCCCGTATGCGGAGACCCAGCGCGTGCGGTTGGAGGAGTGGCGTCTGCAACTCCTGGAGAACTGCCTGGAGATGGACCTGGAGCAGGGCGCCCACACCGAAGCGGTGTCCGAGTTGACCGCGCTGACCGCCGGCCACCCGCTCCGTGAACGCCTCCGCGAGTCGCTGATGCTCGCCCTCTACCGCAGCGGACGCCAGGCAGAGGCCCTCGCCGTCTACGCGGACACCCGCCGGCTGCTGTCGGAGGAACTGGGCGTCGAGCCCGGGCCGGGCCTGCGGGAGCTGCAACAGCGCGTCCTGCGGGCGGACCCGGCTCTGTCCGAGCCGCCTTCGCCGGGCCCCGAGCCGGCCGCCGCGCCCGTCCGCCCGGCCCAGCTTCCGGCGAGCGTGCCCGACTTCACCGGCCGCTCCGGCCTGGTCCACGAGCTGAGCGAGGCCCTGACCGCGGCCGCCGGCGCCGAGTCACGGGTGATGGCGGTCTCCGCCCTGGCGGGCATCGGCGGCGTCGGCAAGACCACCCTGGCCGTGCACGTGGCCCACACCGCCCGGGCCGCCTTCCCCGACGGACAGCTCTACGTCGACCTCCAGGGCGCCGGAGCGCGGGCAGCCGAACCCGAGACCGTCCTCGGCTCCTTCCTCCGCGCACTGGGCACACCGGACTCGGCCGTGCCCGACACCGTGGAGGAACGTGCCGCGCTCTACCGGTCGCTGCTGGACGGCCGCCGCGTCCTGGTGCTGCTGGACAACGCGCGGGACGCCGCCCAGGTGCGCCCGCTGCTGCCGGGCACGGCGGGCTGCGCCACCGTGGTCACCTCCCGGGTCAGGATGGTCGGCCTCGCCGGCGCGCACCTGGTCGACCTGGACGTCATGGCGCCCGAGGAGGCGCTGGCGCTGTTCACCAGGATCGTGGGCGAGGAGCGGGTGTCGGCCGAGCGCCAGGCCGCCCTCGACGTGGTCGCCGCGTGCGGCTTCCTGCCCCTGGCGATCCGCATCGCGGCCTCGCGGCTGTCCGCCCGACGCACCTGGACGGTCTCCGTCCTCGCCGGAAAACTCGCGGACGAACGCCGGCGCCTGGACGAGCTCCAGGCGGGCGACCTCGCGGTGGCCGCGACCTTCGAGCTCGGCTACGGCCAGCTGGACCCGCCGCAGGCCCGCGCGTTCCGACTCCTCGGCCTCGCCGACGGGCCCGACATCTCGCTCGCCGCCGCGGCGGCCCTGCTCGACCTGTCACCGGAGGACACCGAGGACCTCCTCGAACCGATCGTCGACACCTCCCTGTTGGAGTCTGCCGCCCCGGGCCGCTACCGCTTGCACGACCTGGTCCGGCTGTACGCGCGGGCCTGCGCCGAGCGCGACGAGTCGCCGACGAGCGCGCGGGAGGCCCTCTCCAGGGGGCTGGACTTCTACCTCGCCACCGCCTCGCGCGTCTACGCGGGGGAGCGCCCCGGGGACCGACTGGTGGACAGCCTGGCCCCGACCGACCACCCGGGGCGGGACTTCACCGACGGCTCCGCGGCGCTGGACTGGCTGTACTCCGAGGCGGCACCGCTGCTGGCCTGCGTCCGACAGGCCACGGACACGGACCGGCTGAGCCGCGCGGTGGACCTGCTGTGGGCGGCGAAGGACCTGACCGAGTCCGGTGCCTACTCGCGCCAGTACGAGGCGACCGCCAGGGCGATGTGCGACGCCACGCGGGAGGCCGGGGACGCCCGCGCGGAGGGCCGGGCCCGGACCGTCCTCACCGACGTCCTCCTGGTCTCCGGCCGCATCGCCCAGGCCGAGGAGGAGGCGCGGCTCGCCATGGGGCTGGCCGAGTCCGTCGCCGACGCCGCGGCCGTGAGCTGGGACGCCAACAGCCTGGGGTTGATCTGCCTGCACCAGGGGCGGCACGCGGACAGCAAGCCGTACTTCGAGCGGGCCATCGCCGGATTCCGCGCCGTCGGCAACCGCCCCCCGGAGGCCACCGCGCTGTGCAATCTCTCCCGCGCCCACCTGGGCGGCGGGGACGTCGCGGAAGCCGTCGAGTTCGCCCGGCGCGGACTGGAGGCGCACGCCGAGTTCGGCCGCACGGTGCGGCTCGCCAACAGCCACTACGCCCTGGGCATCGCCCTCAACCGCGCCGAGCGCCACGACGAGGCGCTCGGCCACTTCTCCGAGGCGCTCCTCGTCCTGCGCGACCACCGGCAGCGCCTCTGGGAGGGCACGACCCACTTCCGGATCGCGGAGACGCACCTGGCGGCGGGGGCGCCGGCGCGCGCCGCCCAGCACGCGGAACAGGCCCTCGCCCTGGGCTGCATCGGCGGGGACCGGATGCGAGGCAACGCGCTGACCGTCCTGGGTCGGGCCCTGGCCGCCCTGGGCCAGACCGATCGGGCGCGCGCCTGTTGGGAGGAGGCTCTCCACCTGTACGAGCAGGTCGGAGCGGCCGAGGCCGACGACGCACGGGCCCTGCTTGCCTCCGCCGCGTCGGTCTGA
- a CDS encoding ABC transporter permease: MNIFTLALANVRALRRRLFGLVALVSVAAAACLGALGIADRAQGATDADVKESSANRSVTVDKPDGRPDTPQLTERTVARLAKLPHIESVQHRAQVSFGVLTEAGDTVVLYATTYRPVLTPPVTESVRKDLFPLRPGEIVAPAASQGVDLSKLVGQEIDIETTRYVRQGEGTGVTSHARLVGVYDPTWQLDNPDAAYAADADVIKWAAQRSGEPEDSYLSTIGYDELTVVAKTAADVPAVTKSVQRLGYPAVALQQQLNALPAVLEMIKVVGQVLLGVLGVLAFVGAVTVTGALSRRRAQEIGILKAVGFRTRSVLTMLVTEMALVGAVAALIGAVLGVAMGSSAGALLRGSADLAPYVKGWVLLPSAVTLLLLLGLTVLVVVIGSLAPARRAARMSPTDAMKDW, encoded by the coding sequence ATGAACATCTTCACTCTGGCGCTGGCCAACGTCCGCGCCCTGCGCCGTCGGTTGTTCGGCCTCGTGGCGCTGGTCTCGGTCGCCGCCGCCGCCTGCCTCGGCGCACTGGGCATCGCCGATCGGGCGCAGGGTGCCACCGATGCGGACGTCAAGGAGAGCAGCGCCAACCGCAGCGTCACCGTCGACAAGCCCGACGGACGCCCCGACACCCCCCAGCTGACCGAACGTACCGTTGCTCGGCTCGCGAAGCTGCCGCACATTGAGTCGGTGCAGCACCGTGCACAGGTGTCGTTCGGCGTGCTGACCGAGGCGGGCGACACCGTCGTGCTGTACGCGACGACCTACCGGCCGGTGCTCACCCCGCCGGTCACCGAGTCCGTGCGCAAGGACCTCTTCCCTCTGCGCCCCGGCGAAATCGTGGCGCCGGCCGCCTCCCAGGGCGTGGACCTGAGCAAGCTGGTGGGCCAGGAGATCGACATCGAGACCACCCGCTACGTGCGGCAGGGCGAAGGCACCGGAGTCACGAGCCACGCCCGCCTCGTCGGCGTGTACGACCCGACGTGGCAGCTGGACAACCCCGATGCCGCGTACGCCGCCGACGCCGATGTGATCAAGTGGGCGGCACAGCGGTCCGGGGAACCGGAGGACAGCTACCTCTCCACCATCGGCTACGACGAGTTGACCGTGGTCGCGAAGACGGCAGCGGACGTGCCGGCCGTGACGAAGTCGGTGCAGCGGCTGGGCTATCCGGCGGTCGCCCTCCAGCAGCAGCTCAACGCGCTCCCCGCCGTGCTTGAGATGATCAAGGTGGTCGGTCAGGTGCTGCTTGGTGTACTCGGTGTGCTCGCATTCGTCGGAGCGGTCACCGTGACCGGCGCACTGTCGCGGCGGCGCGCGCAGGAGATCGGCATCCTCAAGGCAGTCGGTTTCCGTACCAGGTCGGTACTGACGATGCTGGTCACGGAGATGGCTCTGGTCGGTGCCGTGGCCGCGCTGATCGGCGCCGTGCTCGGCGTGGCAATGGGCAGTAGCGCGGGCGCCCTGCTGCGGGGCAGCGCGGACCTGGCGCCGTACGTCAAGGGCTGGGTGCTGCTGCCGTCCGCAGTGACCCTGCTTCTGCTCCTCGGCCTGACGGTGCTGGTGGTGGTGATCGGTTCGCTGGCACCGGCTCGCAGAGCGGCGAGGATGTCCCCCACAGACGCGATGAAGGACTGGTGA
- a CDS encoding amidohydrolase family protein, with the protein MLDHVIRGATVVDGTGAPARTTDVGLRAGRVAVVGPVTEPTRTSEDAHGLVLAPGFVDPHTHYDAQLFWDPYATPSLRHGVTTVAAGNCGFTLAPLHPDRPADADYTRRMMARVEGMSLLALTEGAPWTWHDFGQYLDALEGRIAVNAGFMVGHCALRLHAMGPDAVGGHPDGEALARMVALLRDAMDAGAWGLSTTQSSTHSDGDGRPVASRHAGPAELNALAEAVGRHEGTQIEAIVSGCLDRFADPEIDLLAGLSAAAGRPLNWNVLTIDAAEPDRVPRQLLASERARALGGRVVALTMPILAPMNMSLGTFCALNLIPGWGEILGLPLPERIERLRDPAVRAELLRRADSPEAGVFRRLADFGRYVVGDTYDPANAGLTGRPVHSVAAERGQDPFATLVEICAADDLRTVLWPMPPDDDPASWALRAETWRHEDVLLGGSDAGAHLDRMCGAPYTTRFLGDCLRGRRLVALEEAVRMLTDAPARLFGLRRRGRIRQGFHADLVLFDPDRIDAAPATLVHDLPGDSPRLDSAALGVRSVWVNGVRTIRDDTPTGELPGRVLRSGRDTETVGTR; encoded by the coding sequence ATGCTGGACCACGTCATCCGCGGCGCCACCGTCGTCGACGGCACCGGAGCCCCCGCGCGCACCACCGACGTCGGCCTGCGCGCCGGCCGCGTCGCCGTCGTCGGTCCCGTCACCGAGCCCACCCGCACCAGCGAGGACGCGCACGGCCTCGTCCTCGCCCCCGGATTCGTCGACCCGCACACCCACTACGACGCCCAACTGTTCTGGGACCCCTACGCCACCCCCTCCCTCCGACACGGCGTGACCACCGTCGCCGCCGGCAACTGCGGTTTCACCCTCGCCCCACTCCACCCCGACCGTCCCGCCGACGCCGACTACACCCGCCGCATGATGGCCAGGGTCGAGGGGATGTCGCTGCTCGCCCTGACCGAAGGGGCGCCCTGGACCTGGCACGACTTCGGGCAGTACCTGGACGCCCTGGAGGGCCGGATCGCCGTCAACGCCGGCTTCATGGTGGGACACTGCGCGCTGCGGCTGCACGCCATGGGCCCCGACGCCGTCGGCGGACACCCCGACGGCGAAGCGCTCGCCCGCATGGTGGCGCTGCTCCGCGACGCCATGGACGCCGGGGCCTGGGGACTGTCCACCACCCAGTCCTCCACCCACTCCGACGGTGACGGCCGCCCCGTCGCCTCACGACACGCGGGACCGGCCGAACTGAACGCCCTCGCCGAGGCCGTCGGTCGACACGAGGGCACCCAGATCGAGGCGATCGTCAGCGGCTGCCTGGACCGCTTCGCCGACCCGGAGATCGACCTCCTGGCCGGGCTCAGCGCAGCCGCCGGTCGTCCCCTGAACTGGAACGTCCTGACCATCGACGCCGCCGAACCCGACCGGGTGCCCCGCCAACTCCTCGCGAGCGAACGGGCCAGAGCCCTCGGCGGGCGCGTCGTCGCCCTCACCATGCCGATCCTCGCCCCGATGAACATGTCCCTCGGCACCTTCTGCGCGCTCAACCTGATCCCCGGCTGGGGCGAGATCCTCGGCCTGCCCCTGCCCGAGCGGATCGAACGACTCCGCGACCCCGCCGTCCGCGCCGAGTTGCTGCGCCGCGCCGACTCCCCGGAGGCGGGCGTCTTCCGCAGACTCGCCGACTTCGGCCGGTACGTCGTCGGGGACACCTACGACCCCGCCAACGCCGGGCTCACGGGTCGACCCGTCCACTCCGTCGCCGCCGAGCGCGGTCAGGACCCCTTCGCCACCCTGGTGGAGATCTGCGCCGCCGACGACCTGCGCACCGTGCTCTGGCCGATGCCACCCGACGACGACCCGGCCTCCTGGGCCCTGCGAGCGGAGACCTGGCGCCATGAGGACGTCCTGCTGGGCGGCTCGGACGCGGGCGCCCACCTGGACCGCATGTGCGGCGCCCCCTACACCACCCGATTCCTCGGGGACTGCCTGCGCGGTCGTCGGCTGGTCGCCCTGGAGGAGGCCGTGCGGATGCTCACCGACGCCCCCGCCCGCCTCTTCGGCCTCCGCCGACGCGGCCGGATCCGGCAGGGCTTCCACGCCGACCTGGTCCTCTTCGACCCCGACCGGATCGACGCCGCCCCGGCCACCCTCGTCCACGACCTCCCCGGCGACAGCCCGCGCCTGGACTCCGCCGCCCTCGGGGTGCGTTCCGTCTGGGTCAACGGCGTCCGAACCATCCGCGACGACACCCCCACCGGGGAACTGCCCGGCCGAGTGCTGCGCTCCGGCCGGGACACCGAGACGGTCGGCACCCGGTGA